The Stigmatella aurantiaca DW4/3-1 genome contains the following window.
CCCGCCGGTGGCCGCCGGAATGTAGGTGTCGAAATAAGCACCGGGAGCAATGACATGTGTGGTCAACGCGCACCGGCGTGCCCAGTAGACGCGGGCCTCGGCCTGGCTCGGGTTCCGGCTGTCGAGGTTACACTTCAATTGGAGGATGGGCTGCGCCTCGGCCTGCGGTGGCAGCCATGCGGTCACGCAGAGGACCGCGAACAAGGCACGTCCGTCCGTCAGCAGGTTCATGGGCGGGGATTCCAAAGCCGAGGCCGGCGTGCGGCAGGGGTGTGCCCGCCCACCGGCCTCAGGCCATGCCACTGGGATTACGGAATGACTTCTTCCGGGAGCGTCGACCTGAACAGGATGACGCGGTTGATGTAACCGATGTCGTCGTTCTGGAACGTCGAGGAGCCCACGAGGAAGCCCTGGGCGACGAGGATGTTGGTCACGGGCTGCTCGGTCACCGGGCGCACGTTGTAAACCTTGCCAAAGAAGGAGGTCTGCCGGATGTCGATGATGCGGTCACGCGAGCCGTCGACCTTCACCAGCTCGTCACCCACCTTGAGCGCCTGCGCCTGCACGAGGCGGCCATCGCCCTGGATGATGGGGTGCGCCGCGGTCACGCGCAGATGTCCGCCCGACTCGGTGGCGATCTCATAGAGGGTGTGCTTGGTATCACGGATTTCTTCCGTGTAACTGTAGGTCTGGTTGGTCTGAAGGCGGATGCCATCCAGCGTCGAGTCTTCGGTCAGCGTGACCAGATCCTCGCGCATCGACTTGCGGGCCTCGAGGATGGCCTGGGGGCCATCCGAGAACAGCACTTCCTGCTCCGGCGAGTAGCAGCTCGCCCGGCAGTACCCATTGACATAGAAGGCAGGGGCGGTGCCGCCGGTGGTCCTGTAGAGGTTGCAGTCCGCCAGGGAGGGATGTGGGCGGAGCGGGGTGCCCGCGTTGATATCCCGGTTGTCACTGAACGTCGGATAAAGTGGGAGCGGTCTGACGCGGGCGGCGGTCCCCGTCCACTTGTAAAAGCCCTGCGCATCGACCGAGCTTGTAATGGGGGAGCTTAGGTAGATCGTATTCAGATAGGTGGAGTTGATTTCGTTGGTCTGAAAGTCCCCCGAATACATGCGGCTCGCAGGCCCTGAGGTCGTCTCAGAGTAATCATACAGGTAGCCGCCGTTGGCGGCGGGCATGCCCGTGTTGAAGTACGCCCCGGTCCCTCCCGAGTTGTAGGTCAAACCGCACTTGCGTGCCCACTCGTTGCGCTGGATGGCCTGAGCGGGATCGAGGCTGTCTTCGGTGCAGCGCTGCTCCAAGATGGTAGCGCTCGCCACAGCCGAGTAGCCCAGGACCCCCACGAAGGTCATGACGTGCTTGAGTCGGAATATCATTCCGTTTGCCTCCTAGTTGAGTGATGGCAGAAAGTTCACAGAGAATGGCCAACGCCGTCAATGATTAAAGAGCTTGTTTGGCTAGGAAAGCCTTTGTTGTCACCCTGGCTGGAGGCTCACCTCGAAACTGACAATCCAATCAACCCATCTGACGTCACCCCCCTTTCAGCAAAGCCGGACTTTAGTGTCGCCGGATTTTGCTGGGTGACGTCTGGATGACGCAGCCAAGAAGTCACCGCCGGCGCTACGGGATTCCCCGTAGACAATCCTGGGTCTCGCCAACCTGAAGTCACCAGGCGCACATCCCGTGTGTCTGTCTTTTCTGGGAGGTTCATCCCCCCGAGACGCAGGGCATTGCAGGCATTGGCGGGGTTGCTGGGCCAGGACCCGTTGTTCCATGTTCAGTGCCGCAACACTGCAGACTGTTTCGAGAGGCCCCTCCCCGGCAGGCCACGCCTGCTCCTGCAAGGGAGGGATAACTCCTGGGCGGTCAGCGCAGGCACCCGCGCCAGCCGCCCGGCGGAAACCTCAGCGAGGCACCGAGGTGTACAGGGCGCTCACTTCGCTGTCGCTGAGGGCGCGGCCGAAGGCCTGCACCTCGTCGACCGCTCCGGCCCAATAGTCGGTGTTGCTGCCAGCGTATTTCGCGCGCCCGATCGCCAGCGGCCCGGTGCTCACCGTCACGGGGCCAGCCGTTGTGACCCCCACCCGTTGGCCATCGACGTACAGCCGCAGTTCATTGCCAGCCCGGACGCCGACGAGGTGGTACCAGCGGCCCAGTTGCGGCGTCACGACGTATCTGGCGCGGTGCCCTCCAGGCTCGCTGAAAGCGAACGCCCCCTGCCCGTACTGTAGGTAGAACGGGTTCTCCGTCTGGCGGCCGTCCTGGCTGACCGCCGTCGCGTAGTTGCCCGGCAGCCTGTCGAGCGTCACCCACGCCGAGATCGAGTGGTCACCTCGGGTGTCCAGCACCGGGCCGGCGGTTTCAGCGAAGTCGCCGTTCCCGTCAAAGCGCAGCGCTTGCCCGCGGACCCCCGCCGTCCAGGCGGTGTTCCCATACAGCGTCACGTCGCTGTCCCCATCGGCGTCTTGGCCCAGCGTGCCACTGCCCTCGTCGAGCGGCCAGCGCCCGTGGCCAGGGTATGTCGCGTCCTCGCCCGCCGCGGCGCCGGCGGCGACCACCCGCAGGTTGATCTCGCGCACCGGCCCTGGGTCGACCTTCAGCACCCGGCGGTCGTAGGTCCAGAAGCCGTTGAGCTCGTTCTCCACGTCGGTGATCTGGGTGTAGACCGAACCGGACAGCTCCGCCCTG
Protein-coding sequences here:
- a CDS encoding Hint domain-containing protein; its protein translation is MIFRLKHVMTFVGVLGYSAVASATILEQRCTEDSLDPAQAIQRNEWARKCGLTYNSGGTGAYFNTGMPAANGGYLYDYSETTSGPASRMYSGDFQTNEINSTYLNTIYLSSPITSSVDAQGFYKWTGTAARVRPLPLYPTFSDNRDINAGTPLRPHPSLADCNLYRTTGGTAPAFYVNGYCRASCYSPEQEVLFSDGPQAILEARKSMREDLVTLTEDSTLDGIRLQTNQTYSYTEEIRDTKHTLYEIATESGGHLRVTAAHPIIQGDGRLVQAQALKVGDELVKVDGSRDRIIDIRQTSFFGKVYNVRPVTEQPVTNILVAQGFLVGSSTFQNDDIGYINRVILFRSTLPEEVIP